The Streptomyces camelliae genome window below encodes:
- a CDS encoding polyprenyl synthetase family protein: protein MTVVGPFGLSVRDQALEADVQAGLAAVEEGLLEATKSEVPFITEAAQHLVRAGGKRFRPLLVMLAAQFGDRYAPGIVPSAVVVELTHLATLYHDDVMDEAAVRRGVDSANTRWGNSVAVLTGDFLFARASQILADLGPEAVRVQALAFERLVTGQILETAGPSDGRDPVEHYLDVLGGKTGSLVAVSCRFGAMMSGADETVIDVLTQYGERLGVAFQLADDVLDIASDSHESGKTPGTDLREGIPTLPVLRLRERAARLGLPEDLALCELLDSDLSDDARHAEALTALRAHPALEQARRDTVRYAEEARAALSPLRDCDAKRALEELCDAVVHRAG from the coding sequence GTGACCGTCGTCGGGCCGTTCGGGCTGAGCGTGCGGGACCAGGCTCTCGAAGCCGATGTCCAGGCCGGATTGGCGGCTGTCGAGGAAGGCTTGCTCGAAGCCACCAAGAGTGAGGTTCCGTTCATCACGGAGGCCGCGCAGCACCTGGTACGGGCCGGCGGGAAGCGGTTCCGGCCGCTGCTCGTGATGCTCGCGGCCCAGTTCGGCGACCGTTACGCGCCGGGCATCGTGCCGTCGGCCGTCGTCGTGGAGCTGACGCATCTGGCCACGCTGTACCACGACGACGTCATGGACGAGGCGGCCGTGCGGCGCGGTGTGGACAGCGCCAACACCCGCTGGGGCAACTCCGTCGCGGTCCTCACCGGCGACTTCCTGTTCGCCCGCGCCTCCCAGATCCTCGCCGACCTCGGGCCCGAGGCGGTCCGGGTGCAGGCCCTCGCGTTCGAGCGGCTGGTCACGGGCCAGATCCTGGAGACCGCCGGCCCCTCCGACGGCCGTGACCCGGTCGAGCACTACCTGGACGTGCTCGGCGGCAAGACCGGCTCCCTGGTGGCGGTCTCGTGCCGGTTCGGCGCGATGATGTCGGGCGCCGACGAGACGGTCATCGACGTCCTCACCCAGTACGGCGAGCGGCTCGGTGTCGCCTTCCAGCTCGCCGACGACGTCCTGGACATCGCCTCCGACTCGCACGAGTCCGGCAAGACCCCGGGCACCGACCTGCGCGAGGGCATCCCGACCCTGCCCGTGCTCCGGCTGCGCGAGCGCGCGGCCCGGCTGGGGCTGCCCGAGGACCTCGCGCTGTGCGAGCTGCTGGACTCCGACCTCAGCGACGACGCCCGGCACGCCGAGGCGCTGACCGCGCTGCGCGCCCACCCGGCGCTGGAGCAGGCCCGCCGCGACACCGTGCGGTATGCGGAGGAGGCCCGGGCCGCGCTGTCCCCGCTGCGGGACTGCGACGCCAAGCGGGCGCTGGAGGAGCTGTGCGACGCCGTGGTGCACCGCGCGGGCTGA
- a CDS encoding HAD family hydrolase — protein sequence MAASPAYALIATDLDGTLLRGDDTVSGRSLAALARVVRAGARHLVVTGRPAPRVRPLLAHLGCTGLAVCGQGAQVYDAAAGRLLWSVRLDRELAEEALGKIEAEVGEVFAAVDQDGVDGLTLIEPGYRMPHPTLPAVGVGRRDDLWRRPISKVLLRHAALSDDELAAVARAVVGSLATVTMSGPGTVELQPCGVTKATGLALAADRLGIAPERALAFGDMPNDIPMFEWAGHGVAMADAHPELKAVADEITSSNEDDGIAVVLERLFPVG from the coding sequence ATGGCAGCCTCCCCCGCATATGCACTCATCGCGACTGACCTGGACGGAACGCTGCTGCGCGGCGACGACACGGTCTCCGGCCGGTCGCTCGCCGCGCTCGCGCGGGTGGTGCGCGCCGGTGCGCGCCACCTGGTGGTGACGGGCCGGCCGGCCCCGCGGGTACGGCCGCTGCTCGCGCACCTCGGCTGTACGGGGCTCGCGGTGTGCGGGCAGGGCGCGCAGGTCTACGACGCCGCGGCGGGCCGGCTGCTGTGGTCGGTGCGGCTGGACCGGGAACTGGCGGAGGAGGCGCTCGGCAAGATCGAGGCGGAGGTGGGGGAGGTCTTCGCCGCTGTCGATCAGGACGGTGTCGACGGGCTCACACTGATCGAGCCCGGGTACCGCATGCCGCACCCGACCCTGCCCGCGGTGGGGGTCGGCCGACGTGACGACCTGTGGCGCAGGCCCATCAGCAAGGTGCTGCTGCGCCATGCGGCCCTGTCCGACGACGAGTTGGCGGCCGTGGCGCGCGCGGTGGTGGGTTCGCTGGCGACGGTCACCATGTCGGGGCCGGGGACCGTGGAGCTCCAGCCGTGCGGGGTGACCAAGGCGACCGGGCTGGCGCTGGCCGCCGACCGGCTGGGGATCGCGCCGGAACGGGCGCTGGCGTTCGGGGACATGCCCAATGACATCCCGATGTTCGAGTGGGCCGGGCACGGGGTGGCGATGGCCGATGCGCACCCGGAACTCAAGGCGGTGGCCGACGAGATCACCTCGTCGAACGAGGACGACGGCATCGCCGTCGTCCTCGAACGACTCTTCCCGGTCGGCTGA
- a CDS encoding FAD-dependent oxidoreductase: MTRPVAVIGAGPYGLSTAAHLRARGIPVRVFGDPMVSWRAHMPEGMLLKSTPAASSLDCPQPGHTLADYCAAAGIRRLVSDEDIIPVETFIAYGEWFQYQLLPGLERVRVVSVDRDARGGFELKLDSGELFTARAVVVATGLSGLAHLPPELAGAAPDGPAATGPVSHSSQHHDLGRFAGKELIVVGAGQSALETAALAAEAGARVRVVARGRDRVAFGAPPWEQPRLRPESPFGRAWSLWALSYYPHPYRYLPEPTRHFLVRRVLGPLGAWWLRERFEGAVPVQEVERIVRAEAPDGSPVLTVRTHGGRTERLTADHVIAATGYRVAVAAMDFLGHGLRTRLAVSRGTPKLGPGCVSSVPGLYFTGLPAASSYGPVMRFVCGTEFASPRLARHLAAAHG; the protein is encoded by the coding sequence GTGACTCGACCGGTTGCAGTCATCGGCGCCGGGCCGTACGGCCTGTCCACCGCCGCCCATCTCCGCGCGCGCGGCATCCCCGTCCGCGTCTTCGGCGACCCCATGGTCAGCTGGCGCGCGCACATGCCCGAGGGCATGCTCCTGAAATCGACCCCCGCCGCCTCCAGCCTCGACTGCCCGCAGCCCGGCCACACCCTCGCCGACTACTGCGCGGCGGCCGGGATCCGCCGCCTGGTCAGCGACGAGGACATCATCCCGGTGGAGACGTTCATCGCCTACGGCGAGTGGTTCCAGTATCAGCTGCTGCCCGGACTGGAGCGGGTACGGGTCGTCTCCGTCGACCGTGACGCGCGCGGCGGCTTCGAACTCAAGCTGGACTCCGGAGAGCTGTTCACGGCGCGCGCGGTCGTCGTCGCCACCGGCCTGTCCGGCCTCGCCCACCTGCCGCCGGAGCTGGCGGGCGCGGCGCCCGACGGACCCGCCGCGACCGGCCCGGTCTCGCACAGCTCCCAGCACCACGACCTCGGCCGGTTCGCCGGCAAGGAGCTGATCGTCGTCGGCGCCGGTCAGTCCGCGCTGGAGACGGCGGCGCTCGCCGCCGAGGCGGGGGCACGCGTGCGCGTGGTCGCGCGCGGCCGCGACCGGGTCGCCTTCGGCGCCCCGCCGTGGGAGCAGCCGCGGCTGCGCCCCGAGTCCCCCTTCGGCCGCGCCTGGTCGCTGTGGGCGCTCAGCTACTACCCGCACCCCTACCGCTACCTGCCCGAGCCCACCCGCCACTTCCTGGTCCGCCGGGTCCTCGGACCGCTCGGCGCCTGGTGGCTGCGTGAGCGCTTCGAGGGCGCCGTACCGGTGCAGGAGGTCGAGCGGATCGTGCGTGCCGAGGCGCCGGACGGCAGCCCGGTCCTCACCGTCCGCACCCATGGCGGCCGTACCGAGCGGCTCACCGCCGACCACGTCATCGCGGCCACCGGGTACCGCGTCGCCGTCGCGGCGATGGACTTCCTCGGCCACGGACTGCGCACCCGGCTCGCGGTGAGCCGCGGCACGCCGAAACTGGGCCCCGGTTGCGTCTCCTCCGTGCCCGGCCTGTACTTCACGGGCCTGCCGGCAGCGTCGTCGTACGGCCCGGTGATGCGGTTCGTCTGCGGCACGGAGTTCGCCTCCCCGCGCCTGGCGCGACACCTCGCCGCGGCCCACGGCTGA
- a CDS encoding transglycosylase SLT domain-containing protein: MRAAARHRRPRANRLARTLAVVGTGAAVLALPLIGATSASAAPAKKATKVSSTTLAGYPNNLNGWIHKSLAIMAQKGIPGSYHGIYRNIIRESSGNPWAINNWDSNAARGIPSKGLLQVIDPTFNAYHVAGTSFNIYDPVANITAACNYAAARYGSIDNVHSAY; encoded by the coding sequence ATGCGTGCTGCCGCTCGTCACCGCCGTCCCCGGGCCAACCGCCTCGCCCGCACCCTCGCCGTCGTCGGCACCGGTGCCGCCGTCCTCGCCCTGCCGCTCATCGGCGCCACCAGCGCCTCCGCCGCCCCGGCGAAGAAGGCCACCAAGGTGTCCTCCACCACCCTTGCCGGGTACCCGAACAACCTCAACGGCTGGATCCACAAGTCGCTCGCGATCATGGCCCAGAAGGGCATCCCGGGCTCCTACCACGGCATCTACCGCAACATCATCCGGGAGTCCTCGGGCAACCCGTGGGCCATCAACAACTGGGACTCCAACGCGGCCCGGGGCATCCCGTCCAAGGGCCTGCTCCAGGTCATCGACCCGACCTTCAACGCGTACCACGTGGCCGGCACCTCGTTCAACATCTACGACCCGGTCGCCAACATCACCGCGGCCTGCAACTACGCCGCCGCGCGCTACGGCTCGATCGACAACGTCCACAGCGCGTACTGA